A genomic region of Raphanus sativus cultivar WK10039 chromosome 6, ASM80110v3, whole genome shotgun sequence contains the following coding sequences:
- the LOC130495883 gene encoding uncharacterized protein LOC130495883 encodes MAPSTGIPTESRRRARSTGLQLPDMRQGRPQLTLSEPSAMAPSPPPPGVVPPGAVPPGAVPPGAVPHASVGSSSAVSAAPALYVRRREEALLRAPSRRNQPHLHLDKLNGALWFGIDPEVHAFMRATWQGNFWGSWANWTDLPPEKPDQWWHAFIQHYYWDDQFHDEIYSKWKTQTQVTVCGRISQKRRDNKQPSYMSNTHWATMLEKYSTEHAKKKSAKAAKSRKSAPVGKKMHKHGAGPCCFLGIHYKMMVDEGLDELPSYTALARKTRTGKNGSFLDERTEELVLEVEQAVEEMLEEESPLGDSPTDSTAASNAKRYLLNQEYIKRGTTKKGTVYGLGSVQYKNSSPSVPIPVSLKRNLDVDMRMSGFETTISEVKEDIAGVKEDFSALKTEINAFKTEVTGGMSASQATLNMILQTLQSQASTPASTAQPFQPQAQSQPQGQPQAPVQSQAPSTAPQHLTTNNQSDLDRWCQDFGM; translated from the exons ATGGCTCCTTCGACCGGAATCCCAACTGAATCCCGTCGTCGGGCCCGCTCTACCGGATTACAGCTCCCAG ATATGCGGCAAGGGAGACCTCAATTGACCTTATCGGAGCCTTCTGCCATGGccccttctcctcctcctcctggaGTTGTACCTCCTGGAGCTGTTCCTCCTGGAGCTGTACCTCCTGGAGCTGTACCTCACGCTTCTGTCGGTTCTTCAAGCGCAGTGTCTGCGGCTCCTGCTCTTTATGtcaggagaagagaagaagctcTTCTCCGTGCGCCATCCAGACGTAACCAGCCACACCTTCATCTTGACAAGCTCAATGGAGCATTGTG GTTTGGTATTGATCCTGAAGTCCATGCTTTTATGCGAGCAACATGGCAGGGAAACTTCTGGGGGTCGTGGGCAAACTGGACCGATCTTCCACCTGAGAAGCCTGATCAGTGGTGGCATGCGTTCATT CAACACTACTACTGGGATGACCAATTCCATGATGAAATCTACTCGAAATGGAAGACTCAAACTCAGGTTACTGTCTGTGGCCGCATCAGCCAGAAGAGGAGAGATAACAAGCAACCTTCCTACATGTCAAACACTCATTGGGCAACAATGCTTGAGAAGTACAGCACTGAGCATGCAAAAAAGAAGAGTGCAAAAGCTGCAAAATCTCGTAAGTCTGCTCCAGTTGGGAAGAAGATGCACAAGCACGGTGCAGGGCCATGCTGTTTCCTTGGCATTCATTATAAAATG ATGGTTGATGAAGGTTTGGATGAACTACCTTCATACACAGCCCTTGCAAGGAAGACTCGCACAGGTAAAAATGGTTCCTTCCTAGACGAACGTACAGAGGAACTTGTGCTGGAGGTTGAGCAAGCCGTTGAAGAGATGTTAGAAGAGGAATCTCCACTTGGCGACAGTCCAACTGACTCCACTGCTGCTTCAAATGCAAAGCGCTATCTTCTCAACCAAGAATACATCAAG AGAGGAACGACAAAGAAGGGTACAGTCTACGGCCTTGGCAGTGTTCAGTACAAGAACAGCAGTCCTTCTGTTCCAATTCCTGTCTCACTGAAGCGCAACCTTGATGTGGATATGCGCATGTCTGGCTTCGAGACCACCATTTCTGAAGTCAAGGAAGACATTGCTGGAGTCAAGGAAGATTTCAGTGCTTTGAAGACAGAGATCAATGCTTTCAAGACTGAAGTCACTGGGGGGATGTCAGCAAGCCAAGCAACTCTCAACATGATTCTGCAAACTCTCCAATCTCAAGCTTCCACTCCTGCCTCAACTGCACAACCATTTCAGCCTCAAGCTCAGTCACAGCCTCAAGGTCAGCCCCAAGCTCCAGTTCAATCTCAAGCTCCATCTACAGCTCCACAACATCTCACGACCAATAACCAATCTGACTTAGATAGGTGGTGCCAAGATTTTGGTATGTAA
- the LOC108806374 gene encoding uncharacterized protein LOC108806374 isoform X1: MAQQQQRQFQMGEGGGDTKLTKIFVGGLAWETQKDTMRRYFEQFGEIVEAVVISDKNTGRSKGYGFVTFKEGEAAMRACQNMNPVIDGRRANCNLAFLGANKPRPPTSPIHHGTTGRFRSPGGAGLVAPPQFRGSSSSSSSAFVHHHQQQHAGQFPIPYSAYGFSGYSQEGMYPMNYYNHHLYGGQQFSPYMGPPSSGSTGMFHGYYPYYPQYNPAQSSNQAQAQAQAHTHHQGFTFQYTAPPAPPLLQYPYLPHQQFSSQPPPPPILSLPTSLALSLASSAPSSSSSASTSAATTATKTVVIATPAAEASSNKDGHEETTASSSIKIED; encoded by the exons ATGGCTCAGCAGCAGCAGAGACAGTTTCAGATGGGAGAAGGTGGTGGTGATACGAAGCTGACGAAAATCTTCGTGGGAGGATTGGCTTGGGAGACGCAGAAAGATACAATGAGACGTTACTTCGAACAGTTTGGTGAAATCGTTGAGGCTGTCGTTATTTCTGATAAGAACACTGGCAGATCCAAAGGCTACGGCTTT GTGACGTTTAAGGAAGGTGAAGCAGCGATGAGAGCTTGTCAGAATATGAATCCTGTGATTGATGGACGAAGAGCTAATTGCAATCTTGCTTTTCTTGGTGCTAACAAACCTCGTCCTCCTACTTCTCCTATACATCATG GAACAACAGGTAGATTTAGGTCACCAGGAGGAGCAGGATTAGTGGCTCCTCCTCAGTTCCGaggctcttcttcttcttcctcatctgcTTTTGTTCATCACCATCAACAACAACACGCTGGTCAATTCCCAATCCCTTACTCTGCTTATGG ATTCTCTGGTTATTCTCAAGAGGGAATGTACCCAATG aATTACTACAATCATCATCTCTATGGAGGACAACAGTTTTCACCGTATATGGGACCTCCATCATCAGGATCAACAGGAATGTTCCATGGTTACTATCCTTACTATCCTCAATACAATCCAGCACAAAGCAGCAATCAAGCTCAAGCTCAAGCTCAAGCTCATACTCATCATCAAGGTTTCACCTTTCAATACACTGCTCCTCCTGCTCCTCCTCTGTTGCAATACCCTTACTTGCCTCATCAGCAATTCAGCTCTCAGCCTCCTCCGCCTCCAATCCTCTCCCTTCCAACCTCTTTGGCTCTATCATTGGCATCTTCAGCtccatcttcctcctcttcagCTTCCACCTCAG cTGCAACAACTGCAACCAAAACAGTGGTTATTGCTACACCAGCAGCTGAAGCTAGCAGCAACAAAGATGGTCATGAAGAAACTACTGCATCATCATCCATCAAGATAGAGGATTGA
- the LOC108806374 gene encoding uncharacterized protein LOC108806374 isoform X2, with protein MAQQQQRQFQMGEGGGDTKLTKIFVGGLAWETQKDTMRRYFEQFGEIVEAVVISDKNTGRSKGYGFVTFKEGEAAMRACQNMNPVIDGRRANCNLAFLGANKPRPPTSPIHHGRFRSPGGAGLVAPPQFRGSSSSSSSAFVHHHQQQHAGQFPIPYSAYGFSGYSQEGMYPMNYYNHHLYGGQQFSPYMGPPSSGSTGMFHGYYPYYPQYNPAQSSNQAQAQAQAHTHHQGFTFQYTAPPAPPLLQYPYLPHQQFSSQPPPPPILSLPTSLALSLASSAPSSSSSASTSAATTATKTVVIATPAAEASSNKDGHEETTASSSIKIED; from the exons ATGGCTCAGCAGCAGCAGAGACAGTTTCAGATGGGAGAAGGTGGTGGTGATACGAAGCTGACGAAAATCTTCGTGGGAGGATTGGCTTGGGAGACGCAGAAAGATACAATGAGACGTTACTTCGAACAGTTTGGTGAAATCGTTGAGGCTGTCGTTATTTCTGATAAGAACACTGGCAGATCCAAAGGCTACGGCTTT GTGACGTTTAAGGAAGGTGAAGCAGCGATGAGAGCTTGTCAGAATATGAATCCTGTGATTGATGGACGAAGAGCTAATTGCAATCTTGCTTTTCTTGGTGCTAACAAACCTCGTCCTCCTACTTCTCCTATACATCATG GTAGATTTAGGTCACCAGGAGGAGCAGGATTAGTGGCTCCTCCTCAGTTCCGaggctcttcttcttcttcctcatctgcTTTTGTTCATCACCATCAACAACAACACGCTGGTCAATTCCCAATCCCTTACTCTGCTTATGG ATTCTCTGGTTATTCTCAAGAGGGAATGTACCCAATG aATTACTACAATCATCATCTCTATGGAGGACAACAGTTTTCACCGTATATGGGACCTCCATCATCAGGATCAACAGGAATGTTCCATGGTTACTATCCTTACTATCCTCAATACAATCCAGCACAAAGCAGCAATCAAGCTCAAGCTCAAGCTCAAGCTCATACTCATCATCAAGGTTTCACCTTTCAATACACTGCTCCTCCTGCTCCTCCTCTGTTGCAATACCCTTACTTGCCTCATCAGCAATTCAGCTCTCAGCCTCCTCCGCCTCCAATCCTCTCCCTTCCAACCTCTTTGGCTCTATCATTGGCATCTTCAGCtccatcttcctcctcttcagCTTCCACCTCAG cTGCAACAACTGCAACCAAAACAGTGGTTATTGCTACACCAGCAGCTGAAGCTAGCAGCAACAAAGATGGTCATGAAGAAACTACTGCATCATCATCCATCAAGATAGAGGATTGA